Proteins encoded in a region of the Acidimicrobiales bacterium genome:
- a CDS encoding O-methyltransferase: MNRPSIAQSGIADYAAGHSQQPDSVLTALIAATTERAGGAAMMQIGPDQGAFMHILVSTLQPSFAVEVGTFTGYSAICIARGLAPGGRLLCCDVSEEWTSIGREHWEMAGIADRIDLEIAPAIETLEALPAEPAIDFAFIDADKPGYRSYYEAILERLAPNGVILIDNTLWSGAVLPDSGSGSDDENTTALRELNDFLATDDRVDVAQLTIGDGVTMIRRRSP, translated from the coding sequence ATGAACCGCCCCTCCATCGCCCAATCCGGCATCGCCGACTACGCCGCAGGGCACAGTCAGCAGCCGGACTCGGTCCTGACCGCACTGATCGCGGCCACGACCGAGCGGGCTGGAGGCGCGGCGATGATGCAGATCGGGCCCGATCAGGGCGCGTTCATGCACATCCTCGTGTCCACGCTGCAACCGTCGTTCGCGGTGGAAGTCGGCACCTTCACGGGGTACTCGGCCATCTGCATCGCTCGGGGCCTGGCCCCGGGCGGTCGTCTGCTCTGCTGTGACGTGAGCGAGGAATGGACCTCGATCGGGCGCGAACACTGGGAGATGGCCGGCATCGCCGACCGCATCGACCTCGAGATCGCGCCCGCCATCGAGACACTCGAGGCGCTCCCGGCCGAGCCGGCGATCGACTTCGCCTTCATCGATGCCGACAAGCCCGGCTATCGCAGCTACTACGAGGCGATCCTCGAGCGGTTGGCGCCCAACGGCGTGATCCTCATCGACAACACCCTCTGGTCCGGTGCCGTGCTCCCCGACTCCGGCTCCGGCTCCGACGACGAGAACACGACGGCCCTGCGGGAGCTCAACGACTTCCTGGCCACCGACGACCGCGTCGACGTCGCACAGCTCACCATCGGTGACGGCGTCACGATGATCCGCCGCCGCTCCCCATAA